From Halorubrum salinarum, the proteins below share one genomic window:
- the sucC gene encoding ADP-forming succinate--CoA ligase subunit beta: MKLHEYQAKSLFADAGIPVPDSRLATSVEDALDAVDEIGYPAAIKAQVHVGGRGKAGGIKIATDREEAEQYADEILRMDLKGYTVDQVLVEAGVDFVDELYVGVTMDRAEGKPVLMVSTEGGVNIEEVAEENPDAIAREHVDPAFGLHPYQARKVVYEAGVDADVALDVASILSTLYELYEENDASEIEVNPVMITSDRDVIAADAVMNIDEDALFRQPDLADMAEESYEDDLERKAGEYGFDYVRLSGNVGIIGNGAGLVMTTLDLVDYYGGAPANFLDIGGGAKAERVANALDMVFSDDNVDAVVFNIFGGITRGDEVAKGINEALEQFDEIPKKVVVRLAGTNAEEGMEILNTDLVEVEKTLEDAVQRAVANAEEVTQ, translated from the coding sequence ATGAAACTTCACGAGTATCAAGCGAAGTCTCTCTTCGCGGACGCCGGGATCCCTGTTCCGGACTCCCGGCTCGCGACGAGCGTCGAGGACGCGCTCGACGCCGTCGACGAGATCGGCTACCCGGCCGCGATCAAAGCGCAGGTCCACGTGGGCGGCCGCGGCAAGGCCGGCGGGATCAAGATCGCGACCGACCGCGAGGAGGCCGAGCAGTACGCCGACGAGATCCTCAGGATGGACCTCAAGGGGTACACGGTCGACCAGGTCCTCGTCGAGGCGGGCGTCGACTTCGTCGACGAGCTGTACGTCGGCGTCACGATGGACCGCGCCGAGGGCAAGCCGGTCCTGATGGTGTCGACCGAGGGCGGCGTCAACATCGAGGAGGTCGCCGAGGAGAACCCCGACGCCATCGCTCGCGAGCACGTCGACCCCGCGTTCGGGCTCCACCCGTACCAGGCCCGGAAGGTCGTCTACGAGGCCGGCGTCGACGCCGACGTGGCGCTCGACGTGGCGTCGATCCTCTCGACGCTGTACGAGCTCTACGAGGAGAACGACGCCTCCGAGATCGAGGTCAACCCCGTCATGATCACGAGCGACCGCGACGTGATCGCGGCCGACGCCGTGATGAACATCGACGAGGACGCGCTGTTCCGCCAGCCCGACCTCGCCGACATGGCCGAGGAGTCCTACGAGGACGACCTCGAACGCAAGGCCGGCGAGTACGGCTTCGACTACGTCCGCCTCTCCGGGAACGTCGGGATCATCGGCAACGGCGCCGGGCTCGTGATGACGACGCTCGACTTAGTCGACTACTACGGCGGCGCGCCCGCCAACTTCCTCGACATCGGCGGCGGCGCGAAGGCCGAGCGCGTCGCGAACGCGCTCGATATGGTGTTCTCCGACGACAACGTCGACGCGGTCGTCTTCAACATCTTCGGCGGGATCACCCGCGGCGACGAGGTCGCGAAGGGGATCAACGAGGCCCTCGAACAGTTCGACGAGATCCCGAAGAAGGTGGTCGTCCGGCTCGCCGGGACGAACGCCGAGGAGGGGATGGAGATTCTGAACACCGACCTCGTCGAGGTCGAGAAGACGCTGGAGGACGCGGTCCAGCGCGCGGTCGCGAACGCCGAGGAGGTGACCCAATGA
- the sucD gene encoding succinate--CoA ligase subunit alpha has product MSIFVDDDTRVVVQGITGGEGKFHAGQMIEYGTNVVAGAVPGKGGQEVHGVPVYDTVDEAVEAEDADASVIFVPPAFAADAVFESLDTDLDLAVAITEGIPTQDMAKVNKRLGETDTRLIGPNCPGIITPGEAKLGILPGNIFSEGNVGLVSRSGTLTYQVVDNLTERGLGQSTAIGIGGDPIIGTSFVDALEAFEADPDTDAVVMCGEIGGEDEEQAARFIGEHMDTPVAGFIAGRTAPPGKRMGHAGAIVSGSGTGTAQSKIDALNEAGVPVGDTPEEVADHVEDFL; this is encoded by the coding sequence ATGAGCATTTTCGTCGACGACGACACCAGAGTGGTGGTCCAGGGGATCACCGGCGGGGAGGGCAAGTTCCACGCCGGACAGATGATCGAGTACGGAACCAACGTCGTCGCCGGCGCGGTGCCCGGCAAGGGCGGCCAGGAGGTCCACGGCGTTCCCGTCTACGACACCGTGGACGAGGCCGTCGAGGCCGAGGACGCGGACGCCTCCGTGATCTTCGTGCCGCCGGCGTTCGCCGCGGACGCGGTCTTCGAGTCGCTCGACACGGACCTCGACCTCGCGGTCGCGATCACCGAGGGCATCCCGACCCAGGACATGGCGAAGGTGAACAAGCGCCTCGGCGAGACCGACACCCGCCTCATCGGCCCGAACTGTCCGGGGATCATCACGCCGGGCGAGGCGAAGCTCGGCATCCTGCCGGGGAACATCTTCTCCGAGGGTAACGTCGGGCTCGTCTCCCGCTCCGGCACGCTCACCTACCAGGTCGTCGACAACCTCACCGAGCGCGGGCTCGGCCAGTCGACCGCCATCGGCATCGGCGGCGACCCGATCATCGGCACCTCCTTCGTCGACGCCCTCGAGGCGTTCGAGGCCGACCCCGACACCGACGCCGTCGTGATGTGCGGCGAGATCGGCGGGGAGGACGAGGAGCAGGCGGCGAGGTTCATCGGCGAGCACATGGACACGCCGGTCGCCGGCTTCATCGCCGGCCGCACCGCGCCGCCGGGCAAGCGCATGGGCCACGCGGGCGCCATCGTCTCGGGCTCCGGGACGGGCACGGCGCAGTCGAAGATCGACGCGCTCAACGAGGCCGGCGTCCCCGTCGGCGACACCCCCGAGGAGGTCGCCGACCACGTCGAGGACTTCCTGTAA
- a CDS encoding hybrid sensor histidine kinase/response regulator yields the protein MNSGPDDPPTDVDSAAAGASGPTDAGSRVLFVDDEPGAADLAATHVERLLDGVETVTRMSPEAALDVVRSERVDCVVSDFDMPGKDGLAFLEAVREVDPGLPFVLFTGKGSEEIASEAISAGVTDYLQKGAGKDRYEMLANSVANALGRRRAERDLRDVNAKVTAIHEFATALASVSDVGTVFDRTVDAAEDILEFDRCVTARRRGDRVVPAVLSDSVTEDEVRTFDVGEGVVGTTVAEQETIVVDNLSVDPADPDELEDPASPGRTVGGTDRREGSDVADPVADDIRSAISVPIGSHGVLQAVSNGYAAFDDRDVEFAELLASHAANAIEQIETETALRTERDRLAALFENLPLPMARTVVDERGERTLAETNDAFVDTFGYDAADSSYDEVVEGIMSPEAERFDHDALIAADEPTRLEVQRRATDGMRSFILHAIPVVQPEESVVYSIYADIDEHKRVERTLRRLHATTREMFGGDDREEVAAVAARAAIDILGFPNSGVRLYDPEANVLLPTAISEEATAAFGDRPPFGPGDGRVWEAFESGQPIVVDDLDAVDTAVGYGDLRSLLVVPLGEHGAMPLGSREPGFFDETDLQLARVLAANVTVALDHAERTEQLRDRDAALQREIDRLEKFAGLVSHDLRNPLNVAAGRTDLARSLSDDEAVLGELDRVEDAHERMSQLIDDLLALARQGRTVDELESVPLKEAAERAWRTVDTGDATLDAADASSTVEADPERLRTLFENLFTNSVEHGSTSSRTESDDSVEHGSKSDTEGDDGLTVTVGSLPDGFYVADDGAGFGIDPQEATEYGRSSTERGTGFGLAIVREIAAAHGWELSIEGEDGARFEFRNRTAI from the coding sequence ATGAATTCAGGTCCCGACGACCCGCCGACGGACGTCGACTCGGCCGCCGCAGGCGCGTCGGGACCGACCGACGCCGGCAGTCGCGTCCTGTTCGTCGACGACGAACCCGGCGCGGCGGACCTCGCCGCCACGCACGTGGAGCGCCTCTTGGACGGCGTCGAGACGGTCACCCGGATGTCCCCGGAGGCGGCGCTCGACGTCGTCCGGAGCGAGCGCGTCGACTGCGTCGTCAGCGACTTCGACATGCCGGGAAAGGACGGGCTGGCGTTCCTCGAAGCGGTCCGCGAGGTCGACCCCGGCCTCCCCTTCGTGCTGTTCACCGGGAAGGGGAGCGAGGAGATAGCGAGCGAGGCCATCTCCGCCGGCGTCACCGACTACCTCCAGAAGGGCGCCGGCAAGGACCGCTACGAGATGCTCGCCAACAGCGTCGCGAACGCGCTCGGCCGGCGGCGCGCGGAGCGCGACCTCCGCGACGTGAACGCGAAGGTCACGGCGATCCACGAGTTCGCGACGGCGCTGGCATCCGTGAGCGACGTCGGGACGGTGTTCGACCGCACGGTCGACGCGGCCGAGGACATCCTGGAGTTCGACCGCTGTGTCACGGCCCGCCGCCGCGGCGACCGGGTCGTCCCCGCCGTCCTCTCCGATAGCGTCACCGAGGACGAGGTCCGGACGTTCGACGTCGGCGAGGGCGTCGTCGGGACCACGGTCGCCGAGCAGGAGACGATAGTGGTCGACAACCTCAGCGTCGACCCCGCCGACCCGGACGAACTGGAGGACCCCGCCTCCCCGGGGCGGACCGTCGGCGGGACCGACCGACGCGAGGGCTCGGACGTCGCGGACCCGGTCGCCGACGACATCCGGTCGGCGATCAGCGTTCCGATCGGGTCGCATGGGGTGTTACAGGCGGTCTCGAACGGCTACGCCGCGTTCGACGACCGAGACGTCGAGTTCGCGGAGCTGCTCGCGTCCCACGCGGCCAACGCCATCGAGCAGATCGAGACGGAGACCGCGCTCCGGACCGAGCGCGACCGCCTCGCCGCGCTGTTCGAGAACCTCCCGCTCCCGATGGCCAGGACCGTCGTCGACGAGCGGGGCGAGCGGACGCTCGCGGAGACGAACGACGCGTTCGTCGACACGTTCGGGTACGACGCCGCGGACTCGTCGTACGACGAGGTGGTGGAGGGGATAATGTCCCCCGAGGCGGAGCGGTTCGACCACGACGCGCTGATCGCCGCCGACGAGCCGACCAGGCTAGAGGTGCAGCGGCGCGCGACCGACGGGATGCGGAGCTTCATCCTCCACGCGATTCCCGTCGTCCAGCCGGAGGAGTCGGTCGTCTACTCCATCTACGCCGACATCGACGAGCACAAACGCGTGGAGCGGACGCTGCGCCGGCTCCACGCGACGACCCGCGAGATGTTCGGCGGCGACGACCGCGAGGAGGTCGCCGCGGTGGCCGCGCGCGCCGCCATCGACATCCTCGGGTTCCCGAACAGCGGCGTCCGGCTGTACGACCCCGAGGCGAACGTGCTCCTCCCGACGGCGATAAGCGAGGAGGCGACGGCGGCCTTCGGCGACCGACCCCCGTTCGGGCCGGGCGACGGCCGCGTTTGGGAGGCGTTCGAGTCCGGCCAGCCGATCGTCGTCGACGACCTCGACGCGGTCGACACCGCGGTGGGGTACGGCGACCTCCGGAGCCTCCTCGTCGTGCCGCTCGGCGAGCACGGCGCGATGCCGCTCGGGTCGCGCGAACCGGGGTTCTTCGACGAGACCGACCTCCAGCTGGCGCGCGTCCTCGCCGCGAACGTCACCGTCGCGCTCGATCACGCCGAGCGGACCGAACAGCTCCGCGACCGGGACGCCGCGCTCCAGCGCGAGATCGACCGCTTAGAGAAGTTCGCCGGCCTGGTCTCGCACGACCTCCGGAACCCGCTCAACGTCGCCGCCGGCCGGACGGACCTGGCGCGCTCACTGAGCGACGACGAGGCGGTCCTCGGCGAACTCGACCGGGTCGAGGACGCCCACGAGCGGATGAGCCAACTGATAGACGACCTGCTCGCGCTGGCGCGGCAGGGCCGGACGGTCGACGAACTCGAGTCCGTCCCGCTGAAGGAGGCGGCCGAACGGGCGTGGCGCACGGTCGACACGGGTGACGCGACGCTCGACGCGGCCGACGCGTCGTCGACCGTCGAGGCCGACCCGGAGCGGCTCCGCACGCTGTTCGAGAACCTGTTCACGAACAGCGTGGAACACGGTTCCACGAGCAGTCGGACGGAGTCCGACGACAGCGTCGAGCACGGCTCGAAAAGCGACACCGAAGGCGACGACGGACTCACCGTGACCGTCGGCTCCCTCCCCGACGGGTTCTACGTCGCGGACGACGGGGCCGGGTTCGGAATCGACCCGCAGGAGGCGACGGAGTACGGCCGGTCGAGCACGGAGCGTGGAACCGGATTCGGCCTCGCGATCGTGCGCGAGATAGCGGCCGCACACGGCTGGGAGCTCTCGATCGAGGGCGAGGACGGCGCTCGCTTCGAGTTCAGAAACCGAACCGCTATATAA
- a CDS encoding helix-turn-helix domain-containing protein, with translation MDEGTRELLEPLPPSAKLVYYVLDAEGRFDQTGLAEETRLSTRTVRFAVEKLTEVGLVEEGLCPRDARRSVYQAVPPAERDPVDEPEATADSATEADAPAAAVAED, from the coding sequence ATGGACGAAGGAACCCGCGAGCTGCTCGAACCGCTCCCGCCGAGCGCAAAGCTGGTCTACTACGTGCTCGACGCGGAGGGCCGGTTCGACCAGACCGGCCTCGCCGAGGAGACGCGCCTCTCGACGCGCACCGTCCGGTTCGCGGTCGAGAAGCTCACCGAGGTCGGCCTCGTCGAGGAGGGCCTGTGCCCCCGCGACGCCCGCCGCTCCGTCTACCAGGCTGTGCCGCCCGCGGAGCGCGACCCCGTCGACGAGCCCGAGGCGACCGCCGACTCCGCCACCGAGGCCGACGCCCCGGCCGCCGCGGTCGCCGAGGACTGA
- a CDS encoding tRNA (N(6)-L-threonylcarbamoyladenosine(37)-C(2))-methylthiotransferase, whose protein sequence is MATYHIETYGCSSNRGESREIERALRDGGHRPADGPDDADVAILNTCTVVEKTERNMLRRAEELAETTAELVVTGCMALAQGDLFDDADVDAEILHWDEVPEYVLNGECPTVTPDAEPVLDGVVGILPIARGCMSNCSYCITKFATGRVDSPSVEENVEKARALVHAGAKEIRVTGQDTGVYGWDDGERKLPELLDRICDIDGDFRVRLGMANPGGIHGIHEELADVFAANEELYDFIHAPVQSGSDDVLEDMRRQHRVEKFREIVATFDDRLDHWTLSTDFIVGFPTEDEADHELSMDLLAEVRPEKINVTRFSKRPGTDAADMKGLGGTVKKERSKAMSELKMEVVGEAYESMVGETFEALVVEEGTGDSVKCRDGAYRQIIVQNAAERGVEVGDFVTVEVTGHNTVYAFGDPVMPGRDPVDGDVERDDRPESTTSSA, encoded by the coding sequence ATGGCGACGTACCACATCGAAACCTACGGCTGTAGCTCGAACCGGGGAGAGAGCCGGGAGATCGAGCGTGCCCTCCGCGACGGCGGGCACCGACCGGCCGACGGCCCCGACGACGCGGACGTCGCCATCCTCAACACCTGTACCGTCGTCGAGAAGACCGAGCGCAACATGCTCCGGCGCGCGGAGGAGCTGGCCGAGACGACGGCCGAACTCGTCGTCACCGGCTGTATGGCGCTCGCGCAGGGCGACCTGTTCGACGATGCGGACGTCGACGCCGAGATCCTCCACTGGGACGAGGTCCCCGAATACGTGCTCAACGGAGAGTGCCCGACGGTCACGCCCGACGCGGAGCCGGTCCTCGACGGCGTCGTCGGCATCCTCCCCATCGCGCGCGGCTGTATGAGCAACTGCTCGTACTGTATCACCAAGTTCGCCACCGGTCGCGTCGACTCCCCCTCGGTCGAGGAGAACGTCGAGAAGGCCCGCGCCCTCGTTCACGCCGGCGCGAAGGAGATCCGCGTCACCGGCCAGGACACGGGTGTCTACGGCTGGGACGACGGCGAGCGGAAGCTCCCGGAGCTGCTCGACCGGATCTGCGACATCGACGGCGACTTCCGGGTCCGGCTGGGGATGGCGAACCCCGGCGGGATCCACGGGATCCACGAGGAGCTGGCCGACGTGTTCGCCGCGAACGAGGAGCTGTACGACTTCATCCACGCGCCGGTCCAGTCCGGCTCCGACGACGTGCTCGAGGACATGCGCCGGCAACACCGCGTGGAGAAGTTCCGCGAGATCGTCGCGACGTTCGACGACCGGCTCGACCACTGGACGCTCTCGACGGACTTCATCGTCGGCTTCCCCACCGAGGACGAGGCCGACCACGAGCTGTCGATGGACCTCCTCGCCGAGGTCCGCCCGGAGAAGATCAACGTCACCCGCTTCTCGAAGCGCCCCGGCACCGACGCCGCCGACATGAAGGGGCTCGGCGGGACGGTCAAGAAGGAGCGCTCGAAGGCGATGTCCGAGCTGAAGATGGAGGTCGTCGGCGAGGCGTACGAGTCGATGGTCGGCGAGACGTTCGAGGCCCTCGTCGTCGAGGAGGGCACCGGCGACTCCGTGAAGTGCCGCGACGGCGCCTATCGACAGATAATCGTCCAGAACGCCGCCGAGCGCGGGGTCGAGGTCGGCGACTTCGTCACGGTCGAGGTCACCGGGCACAACACGGTGTACGCGTTCGGCGACCCCGTGATGCCCGGGCGCGACCCGGTCGACGGCGACGTCGAGCGGGACGACCGGCCCGAGTCGACGACCTCGTCCGCGTAA
- a CDS encoding sensor histidine kinase, whose product MASLVTPRVGFGALGTLCAGLGVGHLALQGGDVGALLESALIVGLSGFVFYTVYDLPDWGISPPGQWRAVRIAALTALSFASLAGVVWLIWLLDHHAFKLSFLIAFATSLGGAVGSRAGPYAVKADEQLAEAQELATLLSINDRVLRHNIRNELSVALGYLDGIEDVEDDAEIAERAAIVRDHLSELSETSERTRRIASIWRTESLQSFDLVPLVRERVDRVTAEDPEAAIETELPDRRIVRAHPSLPLAFEEALRNAVEHNGDDVTVTVRVGRDGDATTLVVADTGRGLPATERETLRNAEETPLEHTEGLGLWLIYWTVTRGGGTVEFAENDPRGTVVRIRLPDRPEYDGPSGPVPEAAELRRRAKRAAMWGDPDVAAAGTADPEADESA is encoded by the coding sequence ATGGCCTCCCTCGTCACCCCCCGAGTCGGGTTCGGCGCGCTCGGCACGCTCTGTGCCGGCCTCGGCGTCGGTCACCTGGCGTTACAGGGGGGAGACGTGGGGGCGCTGCTCGAATCGGCGCTGATCGTCGGGCTCTCCGGGTTCGTCTTCTACACCGTGTACGACCTGCCGGACTGGGGGATATCCCCGCCCGGGCAGTGGCGAGCGGTCCGGATCGCCGCCCTCACCGCCCTCTCGTTCGCCTCGCTCGCGGGCGTGGTCTGGCTCATCTGGCTGCTCGACCACCACGCGTTCAAGCTCTCCTTCCTTATCGCGTTCGCCACGAGCCTCGGCGGGGCGGTCGGGTCCCGGGCGGGGCCGTACGCGGTGAAGGCCGACGAGCAGCTCGCCGAGGCCCAGGAGCTGGCGACCCTGCTCTCGATCAACGACCGCGTGCTGCGACACAACATCCGGAACGAGCTGTCGGTCGCGCTCGGCTACCTCGACGGGATCGAGGACGTGGAGGACGACGCGGAAATCGCGGAGCGCGCCGCGATCGTTCGCGACCACCTGTCGGAGCTCTCCGAGACGAGCGAGCGGACCCGCCGCATCGCGTCGATCTGGCGGACCGAGTCGCTCCAGTCGTTCGACCTCGTGCCCCTCGTTCGGGAGCGGGTCGACCGGGTGACCGCGGAGGACCCCGAGGCGGCGATCGAGACGGAGCTACCGGACCGGCGCATCGTCCGCGCACACCCGTCGCTGCCGCTCGCGTTCGAGGAGGCGCTCCGGAACGCGGTCGAGCACAACGGGGACGACGTGACCGTCACGGTGCGCGTGGGACGCGACGGCGACGCGACGACCCTCGTCGTCGCGGACACCGGGCGCGGCCTCCCCGCGACCGAGCGGGAGACGCTTCGGAACGCCGAGGAGACGCCGCTCGAACACACCGAGGGGCTGGGGCTGTGGCTGATCTACTGGACGGTGACGCGGGGCGGCGGGACGGTCGAGTTCGCGGAGAACGACCCGCGCGGGACCGTCGTCCGGATCCGGCTCCCGGACCGCCCCGAATACGACGGCCCGAGCGGGCCCGTCCCGGAGGCCGCCGAACTCAGGAGACGGGCAAAACGGGCCGCGATGTGGGGGGACCCGGACGTCGCGGCCGCCGGAACGGCGGATCCCGAGGCGGACGAGTCCGCCTGA
- a CDS encoding AMP-dependent synthetase/ligase, with product MSWQAAERAFTDEAIARETLPEMFERTAERHADRIAQRYKGGTYDRSLVAAGVVPPAPAGDYADLTYAEMRGIVRNLAAGFRELGVDGDTRVAMYSQTRMEWAQTDFAALAAGAVVTTVYASSSPSQLRYLLEDPEATVVVAENGEMLEDVLAVRDDLDHDLDAIVTVDEVDGDAVEADDLDDVYGLGEVHELGAEAFDEAAYEGWVDAVEVGDLASLIYTSGTTGKPKGVRLTHANFRDNVSQCYRRFADRPDRDPSVPGISAESTTLSFLPLAHVFERMAGHYMMFAAGATVAYAESPDTLREDFGLVRPTTTTSVPRVYEKLYDAIREQASESPVKERIFEWAVDVGRAHHEADNPGALLDAKRAIADRLVFSSVREAIGGNIEFFISGGGSLSAELCALYHAMDLPILEGYGLTETSPVISVNPPEEPKVGTIGPPVVDTEIAIDGSVVGEEVADLAGDVGELLVRGPQVTDGYWNRPDATAEAFVDADDLPPDAVTAGTPADERIGVDGDGSDDGDDAEAAAEPWFRTGDIVQLRPDGYVAFRERAKQLLVLSTGKNVAPGPIEDRFAANEFVEQCVVLGDGRKFVSALIVPNFERVAAWADENGVDLPEDRAAVCRDDRVRERIQTEVDRVNEEFESYEKIKQFRLVEEEFTEANDLLTPTMKKKRRNILDRFADEVEMIYDDG from the coding sequence ATGAGTTGGCAAGCGGCGGAACGAGCGTTCACGGACGAGGCCATCGCCCGGGAGACGCTCCCCGAGATGTTCGAGCGCACCGCGGAGCGGCACGCGGACCGGATCGCCCAGCGGTACAAGGGCGGCACCTACGACCGGTCGCTCGTCGCTGCCGGGGTGGTTCCGCCGGCGCCGGCCGGCGACTACGCCGACCTGACGTACGCCGAGATGCGCGGGATCGTCCGGAACCTCGCGGCCGGGTTCCGCGAGCTGGGCGTCGACGGCGACACGCGGGTCGCGATGTACTCGCAGACCCGCATGGAGTGGGCCCAGACCGACTTCGCGGCGCTGGCCGCGGGCGCCGTCGTGACGACCGTGTACGCCTCGTCGTCGCCGAGCCAGCTGCGCTACCTGCTGGAGGACCCGGAAGCGACGGTCGTCGTCGCCGAGAACGGCGAGATGCTGGAAGACGTGCTCGCGGTGCGCGACGACCTCGACCACGACCTCGACGCGATAGTGACCGTCGACGAGGTCGACGGCGACGCGGTCGAGGCCGACGACCTCGACGACGTGTACGGCCTCGGCGAAGTCCACGAACTCGGCGCCGAGGCGTTCGACGAGGCGGCCTACGAGGGGTGGGTCGACGCGGTCGAGGTCGGCGACCTCGCGAGCCTCATCTACACCTCCGGGACCACCGGGAAGCCGAAGGGCGTCCGGCTGACGCACGCGAACTTCCGCGACAACGTCTCGCAGTGCTACCGGCGCTTCGCCGATCGGCCCGACCGCGACCCGTCGGTCCCCGGGATCTCCGCGGAGTCGACCACGCTCTCGTTCCTCCCCCTCGCGCACGTCTTCGAGCGGATGGCCGGCCACTACATGATGTTCGCCGCGGGCGCGACGGTCGCGTACGCCGAGAGCCCGGACACGCTCCGGGAGGACTTCGGGCTCGTGCGCCCGACGACGACGACCAGCGTCCCGCGCGTCTACGAGAAGCTGTACGACGCGATCCGCGAGCAGGCGAGCGAGTCGCCCGTCAAGGAGCGCATCTTCGAGTGGGCGGTCGACGTGGGGCGCGCCCACCACGAGGCCGACAATCCCGGCGCCCTGCTCGACGCCAAGCGGGCGATCGCCGACCGGCTCGTCTTCTCGTCGGTCCGCGAGGCGATCGGCGGCAACATCGAGTTCTTCATCTCGGGCGGCGGGTCGCTGTCGGCCGAGCTGTGCGCGCTGTACCACGCGATGGACCTTCCGATCCTGGAGGGGTACGGGCTGACCGAGACCTCGCCGGTCATCAGCGTCAACCCGCCCGAGGAGCCGAAGGTCGGCACCATCGGGCCGCCGGTGGTCGACACCGAGATAGCGATCGACGGCTCCGTCGTCGGCGAGGAGGTTGCCGACCTCGCCGGCGACGTCGGCGAGCTGCTCGTCAGGGGGCCGCAGGTGACCGACGGCTACTGGAACAGACCGGACGCGACCGCGGAGGCGTTCGTCGACGCGGACGATCTCCCGCCCGACGCCGTGACCGCCGGGACCCCCGCCGACGAGCGCATCGGCGTCGACGGCGACGGGTCGGACGACGGGGACGACGCGGAGGCCGCCGCGGAGCCGTGGTTCCGCACCGGCGACATCGTCCAGCTCCGCCCGGACGGGTACGTCGCCTTCCGCGAGCGCGCCAAGCAGCTGCTCGTGCTCTCGACCGGGAAGAACGTCGCCCCGGGGCCGATCGAGGACCGCTTCGCCGCCAACGAGTTCGTCGAGCAGTGCGTCGTCCTCGGCGACGGCCGGAAGTTCGTCTCGGCGCTCATCGTCCCGAACTTCGAGCGGGTGGCGGCGTGGGCCGACGAGAACGGGGTCGACCTCCCCGAGGACCGCGCGGCGGTCTGCCGCGACGACCGCGTCCGGGAGCGCATCCAGACAGAGGTCGACCGCGTGAACGAGGAGTTCGAGTCCTACGAGAAGATCAAGCAGTTCCGCCTCGTCGAAGAGGAGTTCACCGAGGCGAACGACCTGCTCACGCCGACGATGAAGAAGAAGCGGCGGAACATCTTAGACCGGTTCGCCGACGAGGTCGAGATGATCTACGACGACGGCTGA
- a CDS encoding DUF7260 family protein, whose amino-acid sequence MTVQPGSAAVFQIPDRGLTEGCSSGWCELGAIATEPGVVTAIALVGVLALLAFAYVRDAESACRRERRRVLDERDAFESFADRVAQIDAVSVAADATPTGVPAGALRRIDGDGGGPPGGGPSGRSVTLRRVMAAYRDTVLSLPHYRAEYDETPAESLAAELGPDAATALATDGALSSGAQSALVDRSRRAADARERLADAIGTEIDELDDCEAALSAIDRRRRCLVGHLDGIRSEGETGAAIDVWNRLTELERECDELAADRQRSLDDPPLTPESPLDGESDHPFHDYLYGAEDGPRYPVLAQIAEMADDVRADRDRVGRRIAGSD is encoded by the coding sequence ATGACTGTTCAGCCGGGTTCGGCGGCGGTGTTCCAGATCCCCGATCGGGGACTGACGGAGGGGTGTTCGAGCGGCTGGTGCGAGCTGGGCGCGATCGCGACCGAGCCGGGGGTCGTCACGGCGATCGCGCTCGTCGGGGTGCTCGCGCTGCTCGCGTTCGCGTACGTGCGCGACGCCGAGTCCGCCTGCCGTCGCGAGCGCCGCCGCGTCCTCGACGAGCGGGACGCGTTCGAGTCGTTCGCCGACCGCGTGGCGCAGATCGACGCGGTCTCCGTCGCGGCGGACGCGACGCCGACCGGGGTACCGGCCGGCGCCCTCCGTCGGATCGACGGCGACGGCGGCGGCCCGCCGGGCGGGGGGCCGAGCGGCCGGAGCGTCACCCTCAGGCGGGTGATGGCCGCGTACCGCGACACGGTGCTGTCGCTGCCGCACTACCGGGCCGAGTACGACGAGACGCCCGCGGAGAGCCTGGCGGCCGAGCTCGGGCCCGACGCGGCGACCGCGCTGGCGACCGACGGCGCCCTGTCGAGCGGCGCCCAGTCGGCGCTCGTCGACCGGAGCCGGCGCGCCGCGGACGCGCGCGAGCGGCTCGCCGACGCGATCGGGACGGAGATCGACGAACTGGACGACTGCGAGGCGGCGCTGTCGGCGATAGATCGCCGCCGCCGGTGCCTGGTCGGCCACCTGGACGGGATCCGGTCCGAGGGCGAGACCGGCGCGGCGATCGACGTCTGGAACCGGCTGACGGAGCTGGAGCGGGAGTGCGACGAACTCGCCGCCGACCGGCAGCGCTCGCTCGACGACCCGCCGCTGACCCCGGAGTCGCCGCTCGACGGCGAGAGCGACCACCCGTTCCACGACTACCTCTACGGCGCCGAGGACGGGCCTCGCTACCCGGTGTTGGCGCAGATCGCGGAGATGGCCGACGACGTCCGCGCGGACAGGGACCGCGTCGGCAGGCGGATCGCCGGTAGCGACTGA